A part of Girardinichthys multiradiatus isolate DD_20200921_A chromosome 12, DD_fGirMul_XY1, whole genome shotgun sequence genomic DNA contains:
- the LOC124877629 gene encoding polyubiquitin-like, with amino-acid sequence MEIVITMLNGTSRTLTVNPHDTVGSLKMRIQEQLGFSTATQKLVFSNGINTPLNDDSKTLSFYNLQQGSRVSLLIAQPPTFQVFLKNEKGTNSTYDVKPDETVEIFKRRVQEREGVPVDQQRLIHESREMQGGKLTDYNVRELSTIFLTLRLRGG; translated from the coding sequence ATGGAGATAGTAATCACCATGCTGAACGGGACGTCCCGGACGCTGACAGTAAACCCACACGACACAGTGGGCTCTCTGAAGATGCGCATCCAGGAGCAGCTGGGGTTCTCCACTGCGACGCAGAAGCTGGTCTTCAGCAACGGGATTAACACACCTCTGAACGACGACTCCAAGACCCTGAGCTTCTACAACCTCCAGCAGGGCTCCCGGGTGTCCCTGCTGATCGCCCAGCCTCCCACCTTCCAGGTGTTCCTCAAAAACGAGAAGGGGACAAACAGCACCTACGACGTCAAACCTGATGAGACTGTGGAGATCTTCAAGAGGAGAGTGCAGGAAAGAGAGGGGGTTCCTGTGGACCAGCAGAGGCTGATCCATGAGAGCCGGGAGATGCAGGGTGGAAAACTAACCGACTACAATGTGAGGGAACTGAGCACCATCTTCCTGACTCTGCGTCTGAGAGGAGGCTGA
- the gatc gene encoding glutamyl-tRNA(Gln) amidotransferase subunit C, mitochondrial, with the protein MSACHTLRGVSLEIIGSISNLLTNNLYSVTNKRCSLRCLHSHILSVIRPFSFHQHNPKVPKVPTWEAVPEEQLPPPTKIPVDLVDKLERLALVDFRTKQGLECLEKAIRFADQLHVVDTSGVEPMDSVLEDRALHLRGDTVTEGDCAEELLKLAKNTVEEYFAAPPGNIPLPQREQRAALLKHSEF; encoded by the exons ATGTCAGCATGTCACACGCTTCGTGGAGTTTCCCTGGAAATCATTGGTTCGATATCTAACCTGTTGACAAACAATCTTTATTCCGTAACTAACAAGAGATGCAGCCTCAGATGTCTGCACAGCCACATCCTGAGTGTCATAAGACCGTTCAGCTTCCACCAACATAACCCAAAG GTCCCAAAAGTGCCTACATGGGAAGCAGTACCCGAAGAGCAGCTTCCTCCG CCCACTAAAATCCCTGTCGACCTGGTGGACAAGCTGGAGCGGCTGGCCTTGGTGGATTTCCGCACCAAGCAGGGACTGGAATGTTTGGAGAAAGCCATTCGTTTTGCGGATCAGCTTCACGTTGTTGACACATCTGGGGTCGAACCGATGGATTCAGTTCTGGAGGACAG AGCTTTACATCTGAGGGGCGACACAGTGACAGAAGGTGACTGTGCAGAGGAGCTGCTTAAGCTTGCAAAAAACACAGTTGAAGAATATTTTGCTGCACCACCAG GAAATATTCCTCTGCCTCAAAGGGAGCAGAGGGCTGCCCTCCTCAAACACTCAGAGTTCTGA
- the sgsm1a gene encoding small G protein signaling modulator 1, translated as MATIMAEAETRQKLLRTVKKEVKQIMEEAVTRKFVHEDSSHIVSFCAAVEACVLHGLKRRAAGFLRSNKIAALFMKVGKSFPPAEELCRKAQELEQLMETKRSQSLQSQDSLRKMPRLPNLNPPGVKNLWIRAALFEKVLDKIVLYLVENSSKYYEKEAILMDPVDGPILASLLVGPCALEYTKMKTADHFWTDPSADELVQRHRIHSGICRQDSPTKRPALCIQKRHSSSSMDERPSPSPSAREYVESLHQNSRATLLFGKNNVLVQPRDDMEAIPGYLSLHQTAEIMTLKWTPNQLMNGSVADLDYERSVYWDYAMTINLEEIVYLHCHQQVDSGGTVVLVSQDGIQRPPLRFPRGGHLLQFLSCLENGLLPHGQLDPPLWSQRGKGKVFPKLRKRVPLGSGSTESVSDKEEEEAMDYVFRIIFPNSQSDFATPPDLMDQGAALWQPTLRKSSCSSCSQGKFSDGPTHQACNYERTPLKLLCDNMKYQIISRAFYGWLAYCRHLSTVRTHLSALVNHTIVAPDVPCDASRGLTTDVWQTFLKDCTAYKEQELLRLVYFGGVEPSLRKEVWPFLLGHYQFGTSEDDRRELDEEVRTSYEQTMSEWLACEEVVREREKEHHAAALAKCSSGASVDSSSQRMTHHDSTVSDESHSSHSSDRESLARLQSDSSSSTQVFESVEEVDQPELESKTEEAKQVPKMPNGAVQNESSSPDSGHPSSRNFSITSGLSDGSFSTEDSSAPDASQRPAAALQMLQGSTKPAGGENEPLTIESQVASEEKSKGWEGKEEEKTFDSIDKKSAKLHPGTQENIESENVKKEETKVDDKGLKMNIKESPQEDVAVKIEETSKCKEKKVKYIKEFEKLNTTVKFSQDKEKSKTLKECDEEQILGVSISGRAYSSSQKDETQTLTESDESPSAIEMEEIPKAKVSMAPWSRRGHCEASSFSEDSAPHVELRQEVEKLSPEGTESILSEPEMESLYPPFDSLPADENTKNDVTSQESTGIPYSQELLDLYTLNLHRIEKDVQRCDRNYWYFSPANLEKLRNVMCSYIWRHLDIGYVQGMCDLLAPLLVILDDEAKAFSCFSKLMKRMNQNFPHGGAMDTHFANMRSLIQILDSELFELMHQNGDYTHFYFCYRWFLLDFKRELVYDDVFAVWETIWAAKYASSNHFVLFIALALVEVYRDIILENNMDFTDIIKFFNEMAEHHNIKQILTLARDLVCKVQMLIENK; from the exons CTGCGGTGGAGGCATGTGTACTGCATGGGCTCAAACGGAGGGCTGCTGGTTTTCTGCGCAGCAACAAGATTGCAGCGCTCTTCATGAAGGTGGGCAAAAGCTTTCCCCCAGCTGAGGAACTTTGCAGGAAGGCCCAAGAGCTGGAGCAGCTCATGGAGACAAA ACGAAGTCAAAGCTTGCAAAGTCAAGACAGCCTTCGTAAGATGCCCCGGCTGCCGAACCTCAACCCTCCTGGGGTCAAGAATCTGTGGATCAGGGCAGCTCTGTTTGAGAAAGTGCTGGACAAGATTGTCCTTTACTTGGTGGAGAACAGCAG TAAATACTATGAGAAAGAGGCTATTCTGATGGACCCTGTGGATGGACCAATTCTGGCATCACTGTTAG TTGGACCTTGTGCTTTGGaatacacaaaaatgaagaCAGCTGATCACTTCTGGACAGACCCGTCTGCTGACGAGTTGGTTCAGAGGCATCGCATCCATAGTGGCATCTGCAGGCAGGATTCTCCTACCAAGAGACCCGCACTGTGT ATCCAGAAGCGACACTCCAGCAGCAGCATGGATGAGCGCCCTTCACCTTCCCCGTCAGCTCGAGAATATGTGGAGTCACTTCATCAGAACAGCAGGGCTACGCTGCTTTTTGGCAAGAACAATGTGCTCGTGCAACCG AGGGATGACATGGAGGCTATCCCAGGTTACCTCTCTCTGCACCAAACTGCTGAAATCATGACATTGAAGTGGACGCCCAATCAGCTCATGAATGGGTCTGTTGCAGACTTGGACTACGAACGCAG tGTATATTGGGACTATGCCATGACAATCAATTTAGAGGAAATAGTGTATTTGCACTGCCATCAACAAG TGGACAGTGGGGGGACGGTGGTGCTAGTCAGTCAGGATGGGATCCAAAGACCTCCGCTTCGCTTCCCCAGAGGAGGACATTTGCTCCAGTTTCTCTCTTGCCTGGAGAACGGGCTTCTCCCTCATGGACAGCTGGACCCTCCGCTCTGGTCCCAGAGGGGAAAG GGAAAGGTGTTCCCCAAACTGAGGAAGAGGGTACCTCTGGGATCTGGATCCACAGAGTCTGTCTCTgacaaggaggaggaggaggccatGGACTACGTCTTCCGCATTATCTTTCCAAACAGCCAGTCTGATTTTG CAACTCCACCAGATCTGATGGATCAGGGAGCCGCCCTGTGGCAGCCCACTCTCAGGAAGTCGTCGTGTTCCTCCTGCTCTCAGGGGAAGTTCTCCGACGGGCCTACGCACCAGGCGTGCAACTATGAGAG GACTCCTCTGAAACTGCTTTgtgacaacatgaaatatcagATCATCTCCAGGGCGTTTTATGGAT GGCTGGCGTACTGCCGCCACCTGTCCACTGTGCGTACGCACCTCTCCGCCCTCGTCAACCACACCATCGTGGCGCCAGACGTGCCCTGCGACGCCTCCAGGGGGCTCACCACAGACGTTTGGCAGACATTtcttaaggactgcact GCCTACAAAGAGCAGGAGCTGCTCCGTTTGGTCTACTTCGGAGGTGTGGAGCCCTCGCTGCGTAAAGAGGTGTGGCCtttcctgctgggtcattaccAGTTTGGGACATCAGAGGATGACAGGAGGGAG TTGGATGAGGAAGTGCGGACTTCCTACGAGCAGACCATGAGTGAGTGGTTGGCGTGTGAGGAGGTTGTCCGCGAGCGAGAGAAGGAGCATCATGCTGCAGCTCTGGCAAAGTGCTCCTCTGGGGCCAGCGTGGACAGTTCCAGTCAGAGGATGACCCATCATGATTCCACTGTGAGCGATGAG TCTCATTCATCTCACAGCTCCGACAGGGAGAGCCTGGCTCGCCTCCAGAGTGATTCCAGCAGCAGCACACAG GTGTTTGAGTCTGTAGAGGAGGTGGACCAGCCCGAGTTGGAGTCCAAGACGGAAGAGGCCAAGCAGGTGCCCAAGATGCCCAACGGAGCTGTGCAAAACGAGTCAAGCTCTCCTGACTCTGGACATCCTTCTTCACGAAACTTCTCCATCACCTCCGGCCTGTCAGACGGCTCCTTCAGCACAGAGGACAGTTCCGCACCTGATGCTTCCCAGAGACCCGCAGCTGCGCTTCAGATGCTACAGGGCTCCACCAAACCTGCAGGGGGAGAAAATGAACCGCTGACAATCGAAAGCCAGGTGGCCAGTGAGGAGAAGAGCAAAGGGTGGGAGGGGAAAGAGGAGGAGAAAACATTTGACAGCATAGATAAGAAAAGTGCTAAGTTGCATCCTGGAACACAGGAAAATATAGAgtctgaaaatgtgaaaaaagaagaaacaaaggtTGATGATAAAGGCCTGAAAATGAACATTAAAGAAAGTCCTCAAGAAGATGTGGCAGTGAAGATTGAGGAAACTtccaaatgcaaagaaaaaaaagtaaaatacattaaagaatTTGAAAAATTAAACACAACTGTCAAGTTTTcacaagataaagaaaaatcaaaaaccCTTAAGGAATGTGATGAGGAACAGATTCTGGGCGTCTCAATATCAGGAAGAGCTTACAGCTCATCTCAGAAAGATGAGACCCAGACCTTGACTGAGTCTGATGAGTCTCCTTCTGCCATAGAAATGGAGGAGATCCCCAAAGCTAAGGTTTCCATGGCACCTTGGAGCAGGAGGGGACACTGTGAGGCTTCTTCCTTCTCCGAGGATTCAGCACCTCATGTGGAGCTCAGGCAGGAGGTGGAAAAGCTCAGTCCTGAAGGAACAGAGTCCATTCTGTCAGAGCCAGAGATGGAGAGCCTTTACCCTCCCTTTGACTCTCTTCCAGcagatgaaaacacaaagaatgaTGTGACCTCTCAGGAATCAACTGGGATCCCTTACTCT cAAGAGCTTTTGGATTTATACACACTAAATCTGCACCGCATTGAAAAAGACGTCCAGCGATGTGACAGGAATTACTGGTATTTCAGTCCAGCCAACCTGGAGAAGCTGCGAAACGTCATGTGCAG CTACATCTGGAGGCACCTTGACATCGGATATGTACAGGGAATGTGTGACCTGCTGGCTCCTCTTTTAGTCATTCTGGATGATG AGGCCAAGGCTTTCAGCTGTTTTAGTAAACTCATGAAGAGAATGAATCAGAACTTTCCACATGGAGGAGCTATGGATACTCACTTTGCAAACATGCGCTCTCTAATCCAG ATCCTGGATTCTGAGCTTTTTGAGCTAATGCACCAGAACGGAGACTACACCCACTTCTACTTCTGCTACCGCTGGTTTCTCCTTGACTTCAAACGAG AGCTGGTTTATGACGACGTGTTTGCAGTCTGGGAAACTATTTGGGCTGCCAAGTATGCCTCATCAAATCACTTTGTTCTCTTCATTGCCCTGGCATTGGTGGAGGTGTACAGGGACATCATCCTGGAGAACAACATGGACTTCACAGACATCATTAAGTTCTTTAATG AGATGGCTGAGCACCACAACATCAAGCAGATTTTGACCTTGGCCAGAGATCTGGTGTGCAAAGTGCAGATGCTGATAGAAAACAAGTGA